The following are from one region of the Hymenobacter radiodurans genome:
- a CDS encoding helix-turn-helix domain-containing protein, producing MKTTLLYIKNMVCPRCIEAVHHVLEQAGYQPTEVKLGHAQLKHTTPVDPATVAPLLREAGFDVLTGRAEQLTEQIKTSLAEYLEHLRTARMPLTTSAFLTDRFSATYSHLSKVFSRTANLTIEKYLIRLKIERVKEMLSYGELTLSEIADHMRYSSGQHLSNQFRQVTGRSVSEFRRDLMPKRMSLDEL from the coding sequence GTGAAAACTACGCTGCTCTACATTAAAAACATGGTTTGCCCACGTTGCATTGAAGCCGTGCACCACGTGCTCGAACAGGCTGGGTATCAACCTACAGAAGTTAAATTGGGCCATGCCCAACTAAAGCACACCACGCCCGTCGACCCTGCCACGGTAGCGCCTTTGCTGCGCGAAGCTGGTTTCGATGTCCTGACTGGGCGTGCGGAGCAGCTTACTGAGCAAATAAAAACCTCCCTCGCCGAATATTTAGAGCACCTGCGCACCGCGCGCATGCCCCTCACCACGTCGGCGTTCCTCACCGACCGGTTCTCGGCTACCTATTCGCACTTAAGCAAAGTCTTTTCGCGTACTGCCAACCTCACCATCGAGAAATACCTGATTCGCCTTAAGATTGAGCGCGTCAAGGAAATGTTGAGCTATGGTGAGTTGACGCTCAGCGAAATAGCTGATCATATGCGCTACAGCAGCGGTCAGCATCTGAGCAATCAGTTTCGGCAGGTAACGGGTCGCTCCGTAAGCGAATTCCGCCGCGACCTAATGCCGAAGCGGATGTCGCTGGACGAATTATAG
- a CDS encoding DUF5074 domain-containing protein, translating to MFQLRLSSFFTRTLLTGVGALTLIGCDPESDGPLTGPPAPAGNGSNVYVVNEGQFNTPNGAISLFSKTSKTVVDNNLFTKVNGRILGDVVQSMTVVGDQGYIVVNATGKVEVVTMADFKQVATIDRLQQPRYLVAVSSSKAYLTEWIERGKPGRVAVIDLRTNTVTKSIPVGRQPEQLLLANGRLYVANSDENTVSVINPTSDVVETTIQVQDGPTSIVQDKSGNLWVACAGITRYGPAPTFAVVSSTNGSLIRFAPGSPTNQTVLPFPSGGPSNLVINAAKDQLYYSYRSAVYQLSATSSTLPATPLVRRNFYGLGIDPQDNTIYGSIAPFTTTGKVIRYQPTGMAIDSFGVNIGPNSFVFY from the coding sequence ATGTTCCAACTCCGCCTTTCCTCTTTCTTCACGCGCACCCTGCTCACGGGCGTCGGCGCGCTTACCCTCATTGGCTGCGACCCTGAGAGTGATGGTCCGCTTACCGGTCCGCCTGCGCCTGCTGGCAACGGATCCAACGTATATGTCGTTAACGAGGGCCAGTTTAATACGCCCAACGGTGCCATCAGCTTATTCAGCAAAACGTCTAAGACAGTTGTTGATAATAACTTGTTTACCAAAGTCAATGGCCGCATTCTGGGCGATGTGGTGCAGTCGATGACGGTAGTTGGCGACCAAGGCTACATTGTGGTAAATGCCACTGGCAAGGTAGAAGTAGTGACTATGGCCGACTTTAAGCAGGTAGCCACCATCGACCGATTGCAGCAGCCACGCTACCTCGTAGCGGTAAGCTCATCGAAGGCTTACCTCACCGAGTGGATTGAGCGCGGCAAGCCGGGCCGAGTAGCCGTTATAGATCTGCGCACGAATACCGTAACCAAGTCTATTCCGGTAGGCCGGCAGCCCGAGCAGCTGCTTTTGGCTAATGGCCGCTTGTACGTCGCCAACTCAGATGAAAACACCGTCAGCGTTATCAACCCCACTTCTGACGTGGTAGAAACCACCATTCAGGTACAGGATGGCCCTACCAGTATAGTGCAGGACAAAAGTGGTAACCTCTGGGTGGCCTGCGCTGGTATTACGCGCTATGGTCCGGCACCTACGTTTGCCGTAGTTTCTTCTACTAACGGCAGTTTGATACGCTTTGCGCCGGGCAGCCCAACCAACCAAACAGTACTGCCTTTCCCTAGCGGCGGCCCCAGCAATCTGGTGATTAATGCGGCCAAGGACCAGCTATATTATAGCTATCGGAGCGCCGTATATCAGCTTAGCGCAACTTCCTCAACGCTACCGGCTACGCCTCTTGTGCGTCGTAACTTCTACGGCTTAGGCATCGATCCGCAGGACAACACGATTTACGGATCGATTGCCCCATTTACCACCACGGGCAAGGTTATCCGCTACCAACCCACGGGCATGGCTATCGATTCATTTGGCGTGAATATCGGCCCGAACAGCTTTGTGTTTTACTAA
- a CDS encoding TonB-dependent receptor domain-containing protein encodes MSENRFSGFGLLRYDPVPRLQLTANLRQAFISGRRPPLAPTVGAEWQFWQTSAQQVSLKVSASRSYRAPTLNERFWRTGDPNLRPENGLGYEAGLRHQFTKNAPWNLQTELTAYHQVVDDWVQWLPNTQGDYTPRNLRQVRARGVEASSQLTGHWGAYSLTARAAYGFTQSEKVKGRAEDPDPVGRQLPYVPLHSFAFTTDQSWHKWQLTTGLTFTGYRYTDASAVDFLPSYTLLNASLGRTLAITPTWAVTVLAQGFNLTNRNYQVYAYRAMPPRNVALSLRLTWR; translated from the coding sequence GTGTCCGAAAACCGGTTTTCGGGCTTTGGGCTGCTACGCTACGATCCTGTCCCTCGCTTGCAGCTCACAGCTAACCTAAGGCAGGCATTTATATCTGGCCGCCGACCGCCGCTTGCCCCTACCGTAGGGGCCGAATGGCAGTTCTGGCAAACTTCTGCTCAACAAGTATCCCTGAAAGTAAGCGCCTCGCGCAGCTACCGTGCCCCTACCCTGAACGAGCGTTTCTGGCGTACCGGCGACCCGAATCTTCGCCCCGAAAACGGCCTTGGCTATGAGGCTGGCCTGCGGCATCAGTTCACCAAAAATGCCCCCTGGAACCTCCAAACAGAACTCACGGCTTATCACCAAGTAGTAGACGACTGGGTGCAATGGTTGCCGAATACCCAAGGCGACTACACGCCGCGCAACCTGCGCCAAGTGCGTGCCCGGGGTGTAGAAGCCAGTTCGCAGCTGACTGGTCATTGGGGGGCTTATTCGCTCACGGCTCGGGCGGCTTACGGTTTTACGCAGTCGGAAAAGGTGAAAGGCCGCGCTGAAGATCCTGACCCGGTGGGCCGGCAGTTGCCTTACGTGCCGCTGCATTCGTTTGCCTTCACCACGGATCAGAGCTGGCACAAATGGCAGCTTACCACTGGCCTCACCTTCACCGGCTACCGCTACACCGATGCTTCCGCCGTCGATTTCCTGCCGTCTTATACCCTGCTTAACGCCAGCCTGGGCCGAACGCTGGCTATTACGCCTACCTGGGCCGTGACGGTGCTGGCGCAAGGCTTCAATCTAACCAACCGGAACTACCAGGTATATGCCTACCGGGCCATGCCGCCGCGCAACGTCGCGCTCAGCCTCCGCCTCACTTGGCGCTAA
- a CDS encoding TonB-dependent receptor — MRTSISWRRLLLKPLSALGLVGAFFSAFPSQAQQATPTGSLPSDSSRLSTVQLLPDVRVQAARPGRFAVGSRLTSIDSLALSQYRTGTLTDVLAARTPLFIKNYGPGQLSSITIRGTSARHTAVLWNGFNINLPSLGEADFALLPAGASTRIDVQHGPAGATYGTGAVGGTVLLSSPIRWGQAHR, encoded by the coding sequence ATGCGTACATCTATATCTTGGCGGCGCTTGCTGCTTAAGCCACTATCGGCTTTGGGACTAGTGGGGGCCTTTTTCAGCGCCTTTCCTAGTCAGGCCCAGCAAGCCACTCCCACCGGTAGCTTACCTTCTGATTCCAGCCGGCTTTCCACCGTCCAACTGCTTCCTGATGTGCGGGTACAAGCCGCACGCCCCGGCCGGTTTGCTGTGGGCAGCCGCCTTACCTCTATCGACTCGCTGGCCTTGAGTCAGTACCGCACGGGCACACTTACCGATGTATTGGCGGCGCGCACGCCTCTGTTTATCAAGAATTACGGGCCTGGGCAACTGTCTTCTATTACGATTCGGGGCACATCGGCTAGGCACACGGCCGTGCTGTGGAATGGCTTCAACATCAACTTACCTTCGCTGGGAGAGGCTGATTTTGCCCTTTTACCTGCTGGGGCCAGCACTCGCATCGATGTGCAGCATGGGCCGGCCGGCGCTACGTATGGCACCGGCGCCGTGGGCGGCACCGTACTACTTTCCTCGCCTATTCGCTGGGGGCAGGCCCACAGGTAA
- a CDS encoding DNA-3-methyladenine glycosylase has product MATKLPPSFYRRPDPVQIAHELLGKHVFSNLNGELTGGRIVEAEAYSHVGDQSLTMHIKRRGAHSQALLEPGGRAYLYQVYQRHTLFNISTNEAEKPDTVLIRAIEPLQGIEIMLQRRGQTTVSPKLTAGPGLLTQALGITPALTGADLQGDVLWLEDHGEIVPEEQVKRSARVGLAYAGDEAANLPWRFRIIGNPWTSKAS; this is encoded by the coding sequence ATGGCCACCAAATTGCCCCCCAGCTTCTACCGTCGTCCCGACCCGGTCCAGATTGCCCACGAACTGCTCGGTAAGCATGTATTTTCAAACCTTAATGGCGAGCTAACCGGTGGCCGCATCGTGGAGGCTGAAGCATATTCCCACGTCGGTGACCAGTCACTCACCATGCACATCAAGCGTCGCGGAGCCCACTCGCAAGCTTTATTGGAGCCAGGTGGACGTGCTTACCTCTACCAAGTATATCAGCGGCATACCTTATTCAACATCAGCACCAATGAGGCAGAAAAGCCTGATACAGTGCTTATTCGGGCTATTGAGCCGTTGCAGGGAATAGAAATCATGCTACAGCGACGAGGGCAAACGACAGTCTCACCGAAGCTTACTGCTGGTCCGGGCTTGCTGACGCAGGCGCTTGGTATCACGCCTGCCCTTACCGGTGCGGATTTGCAAGGCGATGTGCTATGGTTAGAAGATCATGGCGAAATAGTGCCTGAAGAACAGGTAAAAAGAAGCGCCCGCGTCGGGCTGGCCTATGCTGGCGACGAAGCCGCTAACCTGCCCTGGCGCTTTCGCATCATTGGCAACCCGTGGACCAGCAAAGCCTCATAG